The following coding sequences lie in one Capsicum annuum cultivar UCD-10X-F1 chromosome 5, UCD10Xv1.1, whole genome shotgun sequence genomic window:
- the LOC107872353 gene encoding uncharacterized protein LOC107872353 — protein sequence MPFYDFKMVEDEKYQLFPWGKVSYSRLMASLRKEFSMEKQLYRLGGIPQVLNVWMFELCFNVDMKVAVKKENNIPCILNWRGIIIRPQFNQFMTRMFIKCSYANIIPTADEIEKLDLGRNSFACDHHDTSSMPSSSFNQHQKSCRANLPQVTEDHDNFVDFSSTPPQFLMRGLIHVSSTISTAMRKTETNVTTGRRTDKKKTTV from the exons ATGCCATTTTATGATTTCAAAATGGTTGAAGAtgaaaaatatcaattatttccTTGGGGTAAAGTGTCTTACTCCAGATTGATGGCCTCACTTAGGAAAGAATTTTCAATGGAGAAGCAGCTTTATAGGTTAGGTGGTATCCCACAAGTTCTTAATGTGTGGATGTTTGAACTTTGTTTCAATGTTGATATGAAAGTTGCGGTTAAGAAGGAAAATAACATACCTTGCATACTGAATTGGAGGGGTATTATAATCCGGCCTCAGTTTAACCAATTTATGACCAGAATGTTTATTAAG TGTTCATATGCCAACATTATTCCTACTGCGGACGAGATTGAAAAACTTGATTTGGGACGCAATAGTTTTGCATGTGATCACCATGATACATCTTCAATGCCTTCTTCATCTTTTAATCAACATCAGAAGAGTTGCAGAGCGAATTTACCCCAAGTTACCGAAGACCATGACAATTTTGTTGACTTCAGTTCTACTCCACCACAATTCTTGATGAGGGGGTTGATACATGTTTCTAGTACAATATCTACAGCTATGAGAAAGACTGAAACAAATGTTACGACTGGAAGAAGAACAGATAAAAAAAAAACCACAGTTTAG